DNA sequence from the Thermus caldifontis genome:
CCGGGTCTGGGATAGCGGGGCGGCGCCTGGGGAAGAAAGGGCTACCCAAGAGGCCGGATGAGCTACACCCTGGGGGTTCCCCTCTACGCCAACACCGCCCCCCTCTACCGCTTTCTGGAGCCAGGGGGCTGGCGGCTGTGCTATGGGGTTCCCGCCCAGCTCAACCGCATGGTGCTCTCGGGGGAGGTGGGGCTTTCCCTGGTCTCCAGCTACTTCTACCTGGAACACCAGGAGGAGCTGGGGCTTCTTCCCGACTTTTCCGTGGCCGTTTTGGGGCGGGTGTATTCGGTAAACCTGTTCCACAAGGGGGAGCTTGCGGACCTGAGGCGCATCGCCCTCACCACGGAAAGCGCCACCAGCGTGGAGCTTTTGAAGCTCCTTTTGGGTGAACGGGGCATCTTCCCCCGGTACGAGAACCGGGAAGGAGGGCTGGAACTCCTTGGCGAATACGACGGGGTCCTCCTCATCGGCGACAGGGCCATAAGGGCCTACGCCAACCTTCTAGACCACCTTCCCGAAACCCCCCACGCCCTCCCCACCCGCTTCGGAGAGGTGGCGGTGGTGGACCTCTCCATGCTCTGGTTTGAACGCACCCGCCTCCCTTTCGTCTTCGCCGTCTGGGCCTACCGCAAGGAAACCCCTCCCCCCTGGGAGCTGGTGCGGGCCTTAAGGAGAGCCCGGCGCCAGGGGCTTGCCCGGCTCG
Encoded proteins:
- a CDS encoding menaquinone biosynthetic enzyme MqnA/MqnD family protein, with the protein product MSYTLGVPLYANTAPLYRFLEPGGWRLCYGVPAQLNRMVLSGEVGLSLVSSYFYLEHQEELGLLPDFSVAVLGRVYSVNLFHKGELADLRRIALTTESATSVELLKLLLGERGIFPRYENREGGLELLGEYDGVLLIGDRAIRAYANLLDHLPETPHALPTRFGEVAVVDLSMLWFERTRLPFVFAVWAYRKETPPPWELVRALRRARRQGLARLGEVAEAEARRLGIHPALVEHYLWNFRYHLEEPDRLGLQAFAQALGLAFTPNYYPNST